One stretch of Aeromicrobium fastidiosum DNA includes these proteins:
- a CDS encoding AbrB/MazE/SpoVT family DNA-binding domain-containing protein, translated as MAHETSFDTTMSKEGRVVIPAELRRALGVKAGDVLHLSLEGASLKVTTSHALMAEVWANNSGEPTGDAGADVRAFRDGDTALDNARHAALADTPADPLTEDALADDLLSRLGLAG; from the coding sequence ATGGCACACGAGACCTCTTTTGACACAACGATGAGCAAGGAAGGCCGCGTCGTCATCCCTGCCGAGCTCCGTCGAGCCCTCGGCGTCAAGGCGGGCGACGTCCTGCACCTGTCGCTGGAAGGCGCGTCTCTCAAGGTGACGACTTCCCACGCCCTGATGGCTGAGGTGTGGGCCAACAACAGTGGCGAACCCACTGGAGATGCCGGCGCGGACGTGCGCGCCTTCCGCGACGGCGACACCGCGCTGGACAACGCCCGACACGCGGCGCTGGCGGACACCCCCGCCGACCCCCTGACCGAAGACGCCCTGGCCGATGACCTGCTGTCACGTCTGGGACTGGCTGGATGA
- a CDS encoding helix-turn-helix domain-containing protein: MTSRQDAIASLAEDVGRALVAFAERLREEDTSPPPAAAAATLGRSLGRSQQKVLDAVAATSATGLTAAEVATKTGIASTNTPRILKALADRGLVTASSETPAVWRALPDGRSDVR; encoded by the coding sequence ATGACATCTCGACAAGACGCGATCGCGTCTCTCGCTGAAGATGTCGGGCGCGCGCTTGTGGCGTTCGCCGAACGTCTCCGAGAAGAGGATACGTCTCCACCGCCAGCCGCAGCAGCTGCGACACTCGGGCGGTCCCTAGGCAGGTCGCAGCAGAAGGTCCTAGATGCTGTGGCGGCAACGTCTGCCACAGGGCTGACGGCAGCGGAGGTTGCCACCAAGACGGGCATCGCGTCGACAAACACTCCTCGCATCCTGAAGGCGTTAGCCGACCGGGGCCTCGTCACCGCCAGCTCCGAGACGCCAGCGGTCTGGCGCGCACTCCCGGACGGACGATCGGACGTCCGCTAG
- a CDS encoding DsbA family protein: MTRQTKIAILFGLIAVALFGGAFVYQNLGGTEPADATERQDITVRADSHRLDTADDGKVTLVEFLDFECEACRAAYPFVEQLREQYDGQVTFVLRYFPIPSHTNANNAAYAVESAARQGKLEDMYKRMYDTQAEWGESQDSKADLFRSYAQELGLDMAQYDADVASPDVAARVAKDVADGQRLGVTGTPSFYLNGEPLIPSTTDEFIDAIDNALAK, encoded by the coding sequence ATGACCAGACAGACCAAGATCGCGATCCTGTTCGGGCTCATCGCAGTAGCCCTGTTCGGCGGGGCGTTCGTCTACCAGAACCTCGGTGGCACCGAACCCGCCGACGCTACCGAACGACAGGACATCACCGTTCGCGCGGACAGTCACCGTCTCGACACCGCCGATGACGGCAAGGTCACGCTGGTCGAGTTCCTGGACTTCGAGTGCGAGGCCTGCCGTGCCGCGTACCCGTTCGTCGAGCAGCTCCGCGAGCAGTACGACGGCCAGGTCACGTTCGTCCTGCGCTACTTCCCGATCCCCAGCCACACCAACGCGAACAACGCCGCGTACGCGGTGGAGTCCGCCGCCCGCCAGGGCAAGCTCGAGGACATGTACAAGCGGATGTACGACACCCAGGCCGAGTGGGGAGAGTCCCAAGACTCCAAGGCCGACCTGTTCCGCAGCTACGCCCAAGAGCTGGGCCTCGACATGGCCCAGTACGACGCCGACGTCGCCAGCCCCGACGTCGCAGCACGCGTCGCCAAGGACGTGGCCGACGGGCAGCGGCTCGGCGTCACCGGGACCCCGTCCTTCTACCTCAACGGCGAACCCCTGATCCCGTCGACGACCGACGAGTTCATCGACGCCATCGACAACGCCCTGGCGAAGTAG
- a CDS encoding PIN domain-containing protein, giving the protein MKLSFDSSALIRLILKQQGWKGIQTTLRKIQNDEDYAGIMAGPVLTEVIARSRAKGNSSSGQQIASALLSHGLTIEPATEVDLIRAADLLEISEAHPGPPKNPHDGGSTLSLADATILAISERHKARILTADKHWEWMVKAGLIKHDIVTLP; this is encoded by the coding sequence ATGAAGCTCAGCTTCGACTCCTCGGCCCTGATCCGTCTGATACTGAAGCAGCAGGGGTGGAAGGGCATCCAAACCACTCTCAGGAAGATCCAGAACGATGAGGACTACGCCGGCATCATGGCTGGCCCGGTCCTGACCGAAGTCATCGCCCGATCGCGCGCGAAGGGCAACTCCAGCTCCGGTCAGCAGATCGCTTCGGCGTTGCTAAGCCACGGGCTGACCATCGAGCCCGCTACCGAGGTTGACCTCATCCGGGCCGCCGATCTGCTCGAAATCTCCGAAGCGCACCCGGGGCCACCGAAGAACCCTCACGACGGCGGGTCCACGCTCTCCTTGGCAGACGCCACCATCCTGGCCATCTCAGAGCGTCACAAGGCACGAATACTGACCGCAGACAAACACTGGGAGTGGATGGTCAAGGCAGGCCTCATCAAGCACGACATCGTCACGCTCCCGTAG